One Candidatus Methylomirabilota bacterium DNA window includes the following coding sequences:
- a CDS encoding ABC transporter permease — translation MRTFLLRRLVMTGIMLVLVALTVFLLGHLTGDPVRLMVPDEATEPEMAALRRELGFDRPLSVQFVDFLAHAAQGDLGRSLRYRQPALALVLERMPATVELGTAAMMIALLAAVPAALVCAPRPGSVLDALASTAAAVGQALPPFWIGIMLILLFAVHLQWLPAAGRGDVGSLVLPAITLGLWPMARMARMLRSSLLDVLQQDFVRSARAKGLSERAVLLRHVLRNASIPTVTMAALTYGSILGGTVITESVFAWPGVGRLALEAVYNRDFPLLQATVLVVAWIFVVINLALDLLYVWLDPRIRLQ, via the coding sequence ATGCGGACGTTCCTCCTGCGGCGCCTGGTCATGACGGGGATCATGCTCGTCCTGGTGGCGCTGACCGTGTTTCTCCTCGGACACCTCACCGGCGACCCGGTACGGCTCATGGTTCCCGACGAAGCGACCGAGCCGGAGATGGCGGCCCTCCGCCGGGAGCTCGGCTTCGACCGCCCGCTGTCGGTCCAGTTCGTCGATTTCCTCGCCCATGCGGCCCAGGGGGACCTCGGGCGCTCCCTCCGCTACCGACAGCCCGCCCTGGCCCTCGTGCTCGAGCGCATGCCGGCCACCGTCGAGCTGGGCACGGCGGCCATGATGATCGCGCTGCTGGCGGCGGTGCCGGCGGCGCTCGTCTGTGCCCCGCGCCCGGGCTCCGTCCTCGATGCCCTGGCGTCGACGGCCGCCGCGGTGGGCCAGGCCCTGCCGCCGTTCTGGATCGGGATCATGCTCATCCTCCTGTTCGCCGTCCACCTGCAGTGGCTCCCGGCGGCCGGACGCGGCGACGTCGGGAGTCTGGTCCTTCCGGCGATCACGCTCGGACTCTGGCCGATGGCGCGCATGGCGCGGATGCTGCGCTCGAGCCTGCTCGACGTCCTCCAGCAGGACTTCGTCCGCAGCGCGCGGGCCAAGGGACTGAGCGAGCGGGCGGTGCTCCTCCGGCACGTCCTGCGCAACGCCAGCATCCCAACCGTCACCATGGCCGCCCTCACCTACGGCTCGATCCTCGGGGGGACCGTCATCACCGAGAGCGTCTTCGCCTGGCCCGGGGTGGGCCGCCTGGCCCTGGAGGCGGTCTACAACCGCGACTTTCCCCTGCTCCAGGCCACCGTCCTGGTGGTCGCCTGGATCTTCGTGGTGATCAATCTCGCGCTCGATCTGCTCTACGTCTGGCTGGACCCGCGGATCCGGCTGCAGTAG
- a CDS encoding ABC transporter permease has product MTGHAAGRTAVPGPPPRWARLGRRLQRLPAMLAVVVLVALTLVASGAPVLAPHDPFAQNLDGRLAPPAWAGGTPTHWLGTDQLGRDILSRLIFGARVSLIVALMAVVIAGVTGVVMGLLAGYYGGLVDEVLMRLADLRMALPFILLVIALIAVFGPSLVLVIAILGLTGWVAYARVLRAEVLSLREREFVVAARALGATDLRLVFRHILPNGIASAIVIASLELAQMIVVESSLSFLGLGVQPPTPSWGNMLGEGRDYVQSKWWLATFPGLAIALTTVSVNLVGDWLRDRLDPHLQVSSG; this is encoded by the coding sequence GTGACGGGACACGCGGCGGGCCGGACCGCGGTTCCCGGCCCGCCCCCCCGGTGGGCGCGCCTCGGGCGGCGGCTCCAGCGCCTCCCGGCAATGCTGGCCGTGGTCGTGCTGGTGGCGCTGACCCTCGTCGCCTCGGGCGCGCCGGTCCTGGCGCCCCACGACCCCTTCGCTCAGAACCTGGACGGACGTCTGGCGCCGCCGGCGTGGGCGGGTGGAACCCCGACCCACTGGCTCGGCACCGACCAGCTCGGCCGCGACATCCTGAGCCGCCTGATCTTCGGCGCCCGGGTCTCGCTGATCGTGGCCCTCATGGCGGTCGTGATCGCGGGGGTGACGGGCGTGGTGATGGGGCTCCTGGCCGGCTATTACGGCGGCCTGGTGGACGAGGTGCTCATGCGACTGGCGGACCTGCGCATGGCCCTGCCCTTCATCCTGCTGGTGATCGCCCTGATCGCGGTGTTCGGCCCCAGCCTGGTGCTCGTCATCGCGATCCTCGGCCTGACGGGCTGGGTCGCCTACGCGCGTGTCCTCCGCGCGGAGGTGCTCTCGCTGCGGGAGCGGGAGTTCGTGGTGGCCGCGCGCGCGCTGGGGGCCACCGACCTGCGCCTCGTCTTCCGGCACATTCTCCCCAACGGCATCGCGTCGGCCATCGTCATCGCCTCCCTCGAGCTGGCCCAGATGATCGTCGTGGAATCGTCGCTCAGCTTCCTGGGGCTCGGCGTGCAGCCCCCCACCCCGAGCTGGGGCAACATGCTGGGGGAAGGACGGGACTACGTCCAGTCCAAGTGGTGGCTGGCCACGTTCCCAGGCCTGGCCATCGCGCTGACCACGGTCAGCGTGAACCTGGTCGGCGACTGGCTGCGCGACCGGCTCGACCCCCACCTGCAGGTGTCATCGGGCTAG